In a single window of the Bactrocera dorsalis isolate Fly_Bdor chromosome 2, ASM2337382v1, whole genome shotgun sequence genome:
- the LOC125776590 gene encoding uncharacterized protein LOC125776590 produces the protein MLPNKCTIYVLLVFAAVLNASVSGKSYRECIGFENEQKYVASQEDCAKYIYCDGKNSFEGACLADNYFNEKEGKCDERASVVCKVGQQLLGEDKPYNSQQGYGSGVASTDGLRVDPVNVFGGQLISQQQAKQEPQPIDGFGGGIFGSEAVTGLALNAIDVGNTGSSTAMAQTPLCPRRYGLENVVYLPNTQSCAAYYACYNGIAIPMICPRHSYFNQETSHCERENNLYCPYDRPVRLICNRGVYDYIPHPRNCGYYYFCSNGYLMIFQCPFQYLWHYERRSCVQRSEAKCFSSAIAEAMLT, from the exons atgttacCAAATAAATGTACTATTTATGTACTACTTGTCTTCGCGGCCGTTTTGAACGCTTCGGTGAGCGGTAAATCCTATCGTGAATGCATTGGTTTTGAAAACGAACAGAAGTATGTTGCGAGCCAAGAAGATTGCGCCAAATACATCTATTGTGATGGCAAAAATTCCTTTGAAGGCGCTTGCCTCGCTGACAACTATTTCAACGAGAAAGAGGGTAAATGTGACGAACGCGCCTCGGTCGTATGTAAAGTGGGTCAGCAATTGTTGGGTGAAGATAAACCGTACAACAGTCAACAAGGTTACGGTTCGGGCGTGGCGAGCACTGACGGTTTGCGCGTGGATCCGGTCAATGTTTTCGGTGGACAATTGATAAGTCAACAGCAAGCAAAGCAAGAGCCACAACCAATAGATGGATTTGGTggcggtatttttggcagcgaGGCTGTAACTGGCTTGGCGCTAAACGCCATCGACGTCGGCAATACCGGCTCGTCTACCGCAATGGCACAGACGCCATTGTGTCCACGGCGCTATGGTCTAGAAAATGTTGTGTATCTACCCAACACTCAGTCTTGTGCTGCTTACTATGCCTGCTATAACGGTATTGCCATACCAATGATTTGTCCGCGGCACAGCTACTTCAATCAGGAGACGTCGCATTGTGAAcgcgaaaataatttatactgtCCG taCGATCGGCCGGTGCGTTTGATATGCAATCGTGGCGTTTACGACTACATACCGCATCCGCGTAATTGCGGCTACTACTACTTCTGCTCCAATGGCTATTTGATGATCTTCCAGTGCCCCTTCCAGTATTTGTGGCACTATGAGCGACGCTCGTGCGTACAACGTTCGGAAGCGAAATGCTTTTCCAGCGCCATTGCGGAAGCGATGCTCACTTAG
- the LOC105231823 gene encoding 17-beta-hydroxysteroid dehydrogenase 13 — MASETFMKIRAWLGVAVLTLFMPTILFISVLMYLYDNFVRRKVCKDIAGEVAVVTGAAGGLGKCIAVELAAKGCHVAICDINFDLAVTTAKEIADKYGVKAKGYKVDVTRYDEIVELNEQLTNDIGTATILVNNAGLLLHSDQLNPTVQEIEAMVKVNYLSHFWTNRVFLENMKQARRGHIVAISSIAGLLTLPQSEPYCSAKTAVRTLMRCLRAELRLNRITGIHTTTVFPSFLKTHARVKTFVQESGYADMYPMIEGEEVAQRIVRGMQRGEVEIALPGFFMILYRFITVLPARVQDWLFFSPSIVNLTSKRAMASLKEQ; from the exons ATGGCGTCGGAAACATTTATGAAGATACGCGCCTGGCTTGGGGTGGCCGTCTTAACGCTTTTTATGCCGACCATTCTCTTCATTTCGGTGTTGATGTATCTCTACGACAATTTTGTGAGAAGAAAAGTGTGCAAAGATATTGCTGGCGAAGTGGCTGTG GTCACCGGTGCAGCAGGTGGACTAGGTAAATGTATCGCTGTAGAATTGGCCGCGAAAGGATGCCATGTCGCCATATGTGATATCAATTTCGATTTGGCTGTGACGACAGCTAAGGAAATCGCCGATAAATATGGTGTCAAAGCAAAAGGTTATAAG GTGGACGTCACCAGATACGATGAAATTGTGGAGCTTAATGAGCAATTAACGAACGATATTGGTACCGCCACTATACTCGTGAATAATGCAGGCTTGCTGTTGCACTCAGATCAGTTAAATCCCACAGTGCAAGAAATTGAAGCGATGGTTAAAGTCAATTATTTGTCACATTTCTGG ACTAATCGTGTATTTCTCGAAAATATGAAACAAGCCAGACGTGGCCATATTGTGGCTATCAGCTCGATAGCTG GTCTTCTCACGTTACCACAATCGGAGCCATACTGCAGCGCTAAGACCGCCGTGCGCACCCTAATGCGTTGCTTACGCGCCGAACTGAGGCTAAACCGCATTACGGGCATTCATACGACCACTGTCTTTCCCTCCTTTCTGAAAACTCACGCAAGAGTGAAAACTTTTGTTCAGGAGAGTGGTTATGCTGATATGTATCCGATGATAGAGGGTGAAGAGGTGGCGCAAAGAATTGTACGTGGCATGCAACGTGGTGAAGTGGAGATCGCATTACCCGGATTCTTTATGATTCTCTACCGTTTCATAAC GGTTTTACCGGCACGTGTCCAGGATTGGTTATTCTTCAGCCCATCGATTGTAAATTTGACTTCCAAACGTGCGATGGCATCACTAAAAGAGCAATAA